One Qiania dongpingensis genomic window carries:
- a CDS encoding pyridoxamine 5'-phosphate oxidase family protein, which yields MRDAEKTIGNLIDKQSVAYISSIDDDGFPNTKAMLPPRKRENIKTFYFTTNTSSMRAAQFRKNPKACIYFCDKRFFRGVMLIGNMEVLEDSRSKEMIWREGDTMYYPKGVTDPDYCVLRFTASKGRYYSHFKSETFSIEE from the coding sequence ATGAGAGATGCAGAAAAAACGATCGGGAATCTGATCGACAAACAGAGTGTAGCATATATAAGCTCCATAGATGATGATGGATTTCCAAATACAAAAGCCATGCTCCCGCCCAGGAAACGGGAAAACATAAAGACCTTTTATTTTACTACCAATACTTCATCCATGCGTGCGGCACAATTTCGAAAAAATCCAAAAGCGTGTATTTATTTCTGTGACAAACGATTTTTCAGAGGAGTCATGCTGATCGGAAACATGGAAGTCCTGGAGGACAGCAGGAGTAAGGAAATGATATGGAGAGAAGGAGACACGATGTATTATCCAAAGGGCGTTACAGATCCGGATTACTGTGTTCTCCGGTTCACCGCTTCCAAAGGACGCTATTACAGTCATTTCAAATCAGAAACTTTCTCCATTGAGGAATAA
- a CDS encoding glycogen/starch/alpha-glucan phosphorylase encodes MSGYQFNKKQFKQEVTGNVKKLYRRTIEEASPKQVFQAVAYAVKDVIIDEWIATHREYEKQDAKTLYYLSMEFLMGRALGNNIINIRAEKEIREVLDELGFDLNVIEDQESDYALGNGGLGRLAACFLDSLATMGYPAYGCGIRYKYGLFKQKIENGYQVEVPDNWLKDGNPFEVRREEYAALIKFGGNVRVECDGNGRNHFIQENYQSVRAVPYDLPVVGYGNNVVNTLMVWDAEPVNTFNLDAFDKGEYHNAVEQENLAKTIVEVLYPNDNHYAGKELRLKQQYFFISASIQRAVGKYKAKHSDLHKLPEKVVFQLNDTHPTVAIPELMRILIDEEEFSWDDAWAVVTKCCAYTNHTVMAEALEKWPIELFSRLLPRIYQIVEEINRRFVEEVRRTYPGAEDKVRSMSIIYDGQVRMANLAVVGSFSVNGVAALHTEILKKRVLKDFYGMTPWKFNNKTNGITQRRFLLHGNELLADWVTGKIGDEWITDLSHIKKLALYAGDEKCQQEFRNIKYQNKLRLVRYIKENNGIDVDPRSLFDVQVKRLHEYKRQLLNILHIMYLYNMLKDDPDLDMVPRTYIFGAKAAAGYRIAKLTIKLINSVADVINNDPSIKGKIKVVFIEDYRVSNAEWIYAAADLSEQISTASREGSGTSNMKLMLNGALTIGTMDGANVEIVEEAGRENAFIFGMSADEVIAYETNGGYNPMDIFNNDQDIRRVLMQLINGSYAPENPELFRDIYNSLLNTQSTDKADTYFNLKDFRAYDEAQWQVDKAYRDEAWWAKAAILNVANSGKFSSDRTVRQYIDDIWHLDKVEVSL; translated from the coding sequence ATGTCTGGTTATCAGTTCAACAAAAAACAGTTCAAACAAGAAGTGACCGGCAATGTGAAAAAGCTTTATCGCAGGACCATCGAGGAGGCCTCGCCCAAACAGGTCTTTCAGGCTGTGGCCTATGCGGTAAAGGACGTGATCATCGATGAATGGATCGCGACACACAGAGAGTACGAAAAGCAGGACGCGAAGACTCTGTATTATCTGTCCATGGAATTTCTGATGGGCCGCGCTCTCGGCAACAATATCATCAATATCCGCGCTGAAAAAGAAATCCGTGAGGTCCTGGACGAATTGGGGTTTGATCTCAATGTGATCGAGGACCAGGAGTCGGATTATGCCCTCGGAAACGGAGGCCTGGGACGCCTTGCCGCCTGTTTCTTAGATTCTCTGGCTACCATGGGATATCCGGCCTATGGCTGCGGAATCCGCTATAAGTACGGATTGTTCAAGCAGAAAATAGAAAACGGCTATCAGGTCGAGGTTCCCGATAATTGGCTGAAGGACGGGAATCCTTTTGAAGTACGCAGAGAGGAATATGCTGCCCTTATTAAATTCGGCGGAAACGTACGGGTTGAATGCGACGGAAATGGCAGGAATCATTTTATCCAGGAAAATTATCAGTCTGTCCGCGCCGTGCCGTATGATCTGCCTGTGGTGGGCTACGGCAACAATGTCGTAAATACGCTGATGGTGTGGGATGCGGAGCCGGTCAATACGTTTAATCTGGATGCCTTCGATAAGGGAGAATACCACAATGCCGTAGAACAAGAGAATCTGGCCAAGACCATTGTGGAGGTGCTTTATCCCAATGACAACCACTACGCCGGCAAGGAGCTTCGCTTAAAACAGCAGTATTTCTTTATATCCGCCAGCATTCAGAGGGCAGTCGGCAAATATAAGGCAAAACATTCTGATCTGCATAAGCTGCCGGAAAAGGTGGTGTTCCAGCTCAACGATACCCATCCGACCGTGGCGATTCCGGAGCTCATGCGTATTCTGATCGATGAGGAGGAATTCTCCTGGGATGATGCCTGGGCTGTGGTGACGAAATGCTGTGCTTATACGAATCACACCGTCATGGCAGAGGCGCTGGAAAAATGGCCCATTGAGCTGTTTTCCCGTCTGCTTCCCAGAATCTATCAGATCGTGGAGGAGATCAACAGACGTTTTGTGGAAGAGGTCCGCCGCACCTATCCTGGCGCTGAGGATAAGGTGAGGAGCATGTCCATCATTTATGACGGGCAGGTGAGAATGGCAAACCTGGCGGTCGTGGGAAGCTTTTCTGTCAACGGCGTCGCGGCGCTCCACACGGAAATCCTCAAGAAACGGGTATTGAAGGATTTTTACGGCATGACGCCCTGGAAATTCAATAATAAGACAAACGGAATCACCCAGAGGCGTTTTCTGCTCCACGGAAATGAACTTCTTGCGGACTGGGTGACCGGCAAAATCGGTGATGAGTGGATCACTGATCTGTCTCATATCAAAAAACTGGCCCTTTATGCCGGCGATGAGAAATGCCAGCAGGAGTTCAGAAATATCAAGTATCAGAATAAACTGCGCCTTGTCCGGTATATTAAGGAAAACAATGGGATTGACGTGGATCCCCGCTCTCTTTTTGATGTGCAGGTAAAACGTCTCCATGAGTACAAAAGACAGCTGTTGAATATTCTGCATATTATGTATCTTTACAATATGCTGAAGGATGACCCGGATCTGGATATGGTGCCCAGAACCTATATTTTTGGTGCGAAGGCGGCGGCCGGCTACAGGATCGCAAAGCTGACGATCAAACTGATCAATTCTGTTGCCGATGTCATCAACAATGATCCATCCATCAAAGGGAAGATCAAGGTGGTGTTCATAGAAGACTATCGGGTATCCAATGCAGAATGGATCTATGCGGCAGCCGATCTCAGCGAGCAAATTTCCACGGCCAGCCGCGAGGGCTCCGGCACGAGCAACATGAAGCTGATGTTGAACGGCGCGCTGACCATAGGCACCATGGACGGAGCCAATGTGGAGATCGTGGAAGAGGCCGGAAGGGAAAACGCCTTTATTTTCGGCATGTCTGCCGATGAGGTTATCGCTTATGAGACAAATGGGGGTTACAATCCTATGGACATTTTCAATAACGACCAGGATATCCGGCGCGTGCTGATGCAGCTGATCAACGGCTCCTATGCACCGGAGAACCCCGAGCTTTTCCGGGATATCTACAATTCCCTGCTCAACACCCAAAGCACCGATAAAGCCGATACCTACTTTAATCTGAAGGACTTCCGCGCCTATGATGAGGCGCAGTGGCAGGTAGATAAGGCATACCGGGACGAAGCATGGTGGGCGAAAGCCGCCATCTTGAATGTCGCAAATTCCGGAAAATTCAGTTCTGACAGGACAGTCCGCCAGTATATTGATGATATCTGGCATTTGGATAAGGTGGAAGTAAGCCTGTAG
- a CDS encoding Na+/H+ antiporter NhaC family protein → MEEIINMGFISIIPAILAIVLSFVTRNTIVSLAIACITGTLLAGQGLLGFPTLLKESLGTTSFSWVMLLNTFIGILVAYFQKTGAIQGFSQWVHDKHLSRRGAQLMAWVLGMFVYFSDSFSPLFVGCTMRSITDKARVSREKLAYIADSTSAPVSVLVPITGWAAYLSGLAVGVGCIATDADGAALFLKAIPFNFYALIAVVFVGLIGSGIIKDFGPMKKAEKRAMEEGKVIADGATPLIGKELTEMEPYPGFKPRVFLNFLLPVLMIITMALGTYIAFKSAKTMEAFLFVVIFMTVSMMIQGIPFKEVMDTFMNGIKGALPAIVLLALAYSVNSLSKQMGTANYIISLCEGFMTPHLLPAIIFIVASVMAFATGSSWGTFAICMPIALPLAFSITGGELNTIVAAVFAAVAGGGVFGDHCSPLSDTTILSSMGSASDHLDHVKTQLPYSLICGTLAVIAYLIVGFAAG, encoded by the coding sequence ATGGAAGAAATCATCAACATGGGATTCATATCCATAATCCCGGCCATTCTTGCGATCGTACTGTCCTTTGTGACGCGGAATACCATCGTGTCCCTTGCCATTGCGTGTATCACCGGTACGCTGCTGGCCGGACAGGGGCTTTTGGGCTTTCCCACGCTTCTTAAAGAAAGTCTCGGCACCACAAGCTTTTCCTGGGTGATGCTATTGAATACCTTCATCGGTATCCTGGTAGCCTATTTTCAAAAGACCGGCGCCATACAAGGTTTTTCTCAGTGGGTGCACGACAAGCATCTGAGCCGGCGCGGCGCCCAATTGATGGCGTGGGTTCTCGGTATGTTCGTATACTTCAGCGATTCCTTCAGCCCGCTGTTTGTCGGCTGCACCATGAGGAGCATCACAGACAAAGCACGGGTATCCAGGGAAAAGCTGGCGTACATAGCGGATTCTACATCCGCGCCGGTCAGCGTGCTGGTGCCCATCACCGGATGGGCTGCTTATTTAAGCGGCCTGGCGGTAGGCGTAGGCTGTATTGCTACGGATGCGGACGGTGCGGCGCTGTTCCTGAAAGCGATTCCTTTCAATTTCTACGCGCTGATCGCCGTTGTATTTGTGGGACTGATCGGTTCGGGAATCATCAAGGACTTCGGCCCCATGAAGAAAGCAGAGAAGCGCGCCATGGAAGAGGGGAAGGTCATCGCGGACGGCGCGACGCCGCTGATCGGCAAGGAGCTGACTGAAATGGAGCCGTATCCCGGATTTAAACCCAGGGTGTTTTTAAACTTCCTGCTGCCGGTCCTGATGATCATTACCATGGCCTTGGGGACCTACATTGCGTTCAAATCGGCGAAGACAATGGAAGCGTTTTTGTTTGTGGTCATCTTTATGACTGTCAGTATGATGATACAGGGGATTCCGTTTAAGGAGGTCATGGATACTTTTATGAACGGCATTAAAGGCGCGCTTCCTGCCATCGTTCTCCTTGCGCTGGCCTATTCGGTGAATTCCCTGAGCAAGCAGATGGGAACGGCAAATTATATCATTTCCCTGTGCGAAGGTTTTATGACGCCTCATCTTCTGCCGGCGATCATCTTTATCGTGGCATCTGTGATGGCATTTGCCACCGGCTCCTCCTGGGGGACGTTTGCCATCTGCATGCCGATCGCGCTTCCTCTGGCTTTCAGCATCACAGGAGGAGAGCTGAACACCATTGTGGCAGCGGTATTCGCGGCAGTGGCAGGCGGCGGAGTGTTTGGGGACCATTGTTCTCCCCTTTCTGATACGACGATCCTTTCGTCCATGGGCTCTGCGTCCGACCACCTGGATCATGTGAAGACACAGCTGCCTTATTCCCTGATCTGCGGAACCCTGGCTGTGATCGCGTATCTGATCGTAGGATTCGCAGCCGGATAA
- a CDS encoding C40 family peptidase: MRKNRIVVTIGCMCASVLIAGTSSINAANKVEIDSAVAGISVAMNNFYAGTANPEVELKDYLKNPVEAASAPTVPQTAAAETEAPETEAQPKEVSPYANIAVSQVGTDEGYVNIRSDANTDAEIVGKIYNNCAATIEETVEREDGTWYKIQSGSVEGYIKADYFVTGDEAEQVAMKIGKSFCEVSEGGLRLRSEANTDSEVIDTLWQGDTYTVVDQEGDFVKLSLGQDDDGNYITGYVAKQYVNTYVKFDKAISLEEEKAKLEEEARLAEEARKAEEALEKAETEAQTERETEKKDTQKATETEKKTEEETTKKETKAPEKEAPTEAVSNATRSAVVAYAKQFVGNPYVYGGNSLTGGTDCSGFTRGVYAHFGISLPRTSRSQAGAGRQISVGDLQPGDLIFYANGGSIYHVAMYIGGGQIIHAIDEQHGIGISGLNTGRVYCAVSVL, from the coding sequence ATGAGAAAAAACAGGATTGTGGTCACAATCGGTTGTATGTGCGCATCCGTGTTGATAGCGGGGACGTCTTCCATCAATGCTGCGAATAAAGTAGAAATTGATTCTGCAGTGGCAGGCATTTCCGTAGCAATGAATAATTTTTATGCGGGAACGGCAAATCCGGAGGTAGAGCTTAAGGATTATCTGAAAAATCCTGTTGAAGCGGCATCCGCTCCGACAGTTCCGCAGACAGCGGCAGCTGAGACTGAGGCTCCTGAGACGGAAGCTCAGCCGAAGGAAGTTTCTCCTTATGCAAATATTGCAGTATCTCAGGTGGGCACCGATGAGGGATATGTAAATATCAGGTCCGATGCCAATACCGATGCGGAGATTGTAGGAAAGATTTATAACAACTGCGCCGCTACCATTGAAGAGACGGTAGAACGGGAGGACGGTACCTGGTATAAGATTCAGTCCGGCAGTGTGGAAGGATACATAAAAGCAGATTACTTTGTGACTGGAGATGAAGCTGAGCAGGTGGCCATGAAGATTGGCAAGAGCTTCTGTGAAGTATCCGAAGGCGGCCTGAGGCTCCGTTCGGAGGCGAATACCGACAGTGAGGTGATCGATACCCTGTGGCAGGGCGATACATATACCGTTGTTGATCAGGAAGGGGATTTCGTAAAGCTTTCCCTTGGGCAGGATGACGATGGAAATTATATCACCGGTTATGTGGCGAAACAGTATGTAAATACATATGTGAAGTTTGATAAAGCGATTTCCCTGGAAGAAGAAAAAGCAAAGCTGGAAGAAGAAGCCAGACTGGCGGAAGAAGCCAGAAAAGCAGAGGAAGCGCTTGAAAAAGCAGAGACCGAGGCACAGACAGAAAGGGAAACCGAAAAGAAGGATACCCAGAAAGCAACGGAAACAGAGAAGAAGACCGAGGAAGAGACGACTAAGAAGGAGACAAAAGCTCCCGAGAAAGAAGCTCCCACGGAGGCGGTTTCCAATGCTACCAGAAGTGCAGTCGTTGCATATGCGAAGCAGTTTGTCGGCAACCCTTATGTATATGGAGGAAACAGTCTGACAGGCGGTACGGATTGCTCTGGTTTTACCAGAGGAGTGTACGCTCACTTTGGTATCAGCCTTCCCAGAACGTCCCGTTCTCAGGCAGGCGCAGGAAGACAGATTTCCGTTGGCGATTTGCAGCCCGGCGATTTGATCTTCTACGCAAACGGCGGAAGCATTTATCATGTGGCTATGTATATCGGCGGAGGCCAGATTATCCACGCAATCGATGAGCAGCACGGTATCGGAATCTCCGGCCTGAACACCGGCAGAGTGTATTGTGCAGTGTCAGTTCTGTAA
- a CDS encoding GyrI-like domain-containing protein, producing METPFRIEERDSFRVIGYAVRTTNRKKEGRKTIPLQWAEFHNGNQKDTLLPLMDREPYGLFGISIYNTDEEDSRTFIHFIAVSSGKEITGDLEEYMVPAMTWAVFPCTIETIGKTEAQAITKWLPRSGYRPLNSGYLTGRMKSGAPDIEYYGEDGLAEVWIGVKKKQA from the coding sequence ATGGAAACGCCATTCAGAATTGAAGAAAGAGACAGTTTTCGTGTGATCGGATACGCGGTAAGGACTACCAACAGAAAGAAAGAAGGAAGAAAAACGATTCCGCTTCAGTGGGCGGAATTCCATAATGGAAATCAAAAGGACACGCTGCTGCCCTTGATGGACCGGGAGCCGTACGGGCTTTTCGGTATCAGCATATATAATACGGATGAGGAAGACTCCCGGACATTCATACATTTTATAGCAGTTTCAAGCGGCAAAGAGATAACGGGAGACTTGGAGGAATATATGGTGCCGGCCATGACCTGGGCTGTATTTCCCTGTACAATAGAAACCATCGGTAAAACAGAAGCCCAGGCAATCACGAAATGGCTTCCCAGATCCGGCTATCGGCCGCTTAACTCAGGATATCTGACGGGCAGGATGAAATCCGGCGCGCCAGATATCGAGTATTATGGAGAAGACGGACTGGCTGAAGTATGGATTGGGGTTAAGAAAAAGCAGGCCTGA
- a CDS encoding PPC domain-containing DNA-binding protein, whose translation MDYRRFGNTIIARVDKGEDILEQIKVIALREKILLADVNALGAVGDFTVGVFKTGEKKYYSNHFSGDFEIVSLLGTINTMDGEFYAHLHMSAGDADGKVFGGHLNQAVVSATCEVVIHVVDGKVDRTFSEEIGLNLYDFEK comes from the coding sequence ATGGACTACAGGAGATTCGGTAATACCATTATTGCAAGAGTGGATAAAGGGGAAGATATCCTGGAGCAGATCAAGGTGATCGCCCTGAGGGAAAAAATCCTCCTGGCTGATGTGAACGCACTGGGAGCCGTAGGGGATTTTACCGTGGGTGTGTTCAAGACCGGAGAGAAGAAATATTATTCCAATCATTTCAGCGGAGATTTTGAGATTGTATCCCTGCTCGGGACCATCAATACAATGGATGGGGAGTTTTATGCCCATCTGCACATGAGCGCCGGAGACGCTGATGGAAAAGTCTTTGGAGGGCACTTGAACCAGGCGGTTGTCAGCGCTACCTGCGAGGTCGTGATTCATGTGGTCGACGGAAAAGTGGACAGGACCTTCAGCGAAGAAATCGGCCTGAATCTGTACGATTTTGAGAAATAA
- a CDS encoding class II aldolase/adducin family protein — protein sequence MNYISEQEAKEMICSIGQKMYQRGFVSANDGNITIRVGDNTVIATPTGVSKGDLKPDMLLKVDFDGNILEGTWKATSELPMHLRIYKENNEVMSTAHAHPTFLNLFANLGMELDMSLTPATAAISGRIPVAPYQNPGSEDLAASVAPYCKDFNVVMLANHGPISWGKNPIEAWYILEDAEAYAKMALLHKFVVKADYRPISMEQIKLLADTHDLVINPRRLVNAPEKTGNQEPAVSLDAFDPDCAWMEKLVEKTADAVVARLKS from the coding sequence ATGAATTATATTTCCGAACAGGAAGCAAAAGAGATGATCTGCAGCATTGGTCAGAAAATGTATCAGAGAGGTTTTGTATCGGCCAATGACGGCAATATTACGATCAGAGTGGGTGACAATACAGTCATTGCGACGCCGACGGGCGTGAGCAAAGGCGACTTGAAGCCGGATATGCTTTTAAAGGTGGACTTTGACGGCAACATCCTGGAGGGTACCTGGAAGGCGACCTCGGAGCTGCCGATGCACCTTAGAATCTATAAAGAGAACAATGAGGTGATGTCCACGGCGCACGCCCATCCGACCTTCCTGAACCTGTTCGCAAACCTGGGAATGGAACTGGACATGTCCCTTACGCCGGCTACGGCTGCTATTTCCGGCAGGATTCCCGTTGCTCCTTATCAGAATCCCGGCTCTGAGGATCTGGCGGCTTCTGTCGCACCCTATTGCAAGGATTTCAACGTGGTCATGCTTGCAAACCATGGTCCTATTTCCTGGGGGAAGAATCCCATTGAGGCCTGGTACATACTTGAGGATGCCGAGGCCTATGCAAAGATGGCCCTGCTTCATAAATTTGTCGTAAAGGCAGACTACCGTCCTATTTCCATGGAACAGATCAAGCTTTTGGCGGATACCCACGATCTTGTGATAAATCCCAGAAGACTGGTGAACGCTCCTGAAAAGACCGGCAACCAGGAACCGGCGGTTTCATTGGACGCTTTTGATCCTGACTGCGCATGGATGGAGAAACTGGTAGAAAAGACTGCGGACGCAGTCGTGGCAAGACTAAAATCATAG
- a CDS encoding alanine dehydrogenase: MVFGVLKDIKNGEYRVIATPSEIATIVADGHTALVQKGAGEKAGFEDAAYAEAGAEIVDTAEEMYARSELLAKVKEFEPCEYELLRENQIVFTCIHPAAHPEEVQALLDKKVIAFTAEDSHRYGSPNCEAAGKQGALMGLESMLSINGGKGKFVSGLGGAPGMKVLILGGGTVGQAALSVLHALGAWVTIMDINIGTLRSISRQYHEQVNTMISTKQNIAKLLPETDMVLNCVKWPKGCKDYLIDRSMLKLMEKGSVIVDISNDDQGAIESFHETTHENPRYIEEGVVHYCVSNIPGAIANSTSVAYAASVLPHFRGILNQGVAEACAKDGFLRRSLTAYKGYLTHEETSALQNRPWVRPEDILGISDKKLDAAPPATVTRSENFIPLEDIRLQ; this comes from the coding sequence ATGGTATTTGGTGTATTGAAAGACATTAAGAACGGCGAATACCGCGTGATCGCGACACCGTCAGAGATCGCGACGATCGTCGCAGACGGCCATACTGCGCTGGTGCAGAAGGGCGCGGGCGAGAAAGCCGGCTTTGAGGACGCGGCATACGCGGAGGCCGGAGCGGAAATCGTGGATACGGCGGAGGAGATGTACGCGAGAAGCGAGCTGCTGGCAAAAGTAAAGGAATTTGAACCCTGCGAGTATGAGCTGCTTCGGGAAAACCAGATCGTGTTTACCTGTATTCATCCGGCGGCTCATCCGGAGGAAGTACAGGCTCTTTTGGACAAAAAGGTGATTGCATTCACCGCGGAGGATTCCCACCGGTATGGTTCACCCAACTGTGAAGCCGCCGGTAAACAGGGGGCTCTGATGGGGCTGGAGTCCATGCTTTCTATCAACGGAGGAAAAGGGAAGTTTGTCAGCGGGCTGGGCGGAGCGCCTGGCATGAAAGTCCTGATCCTCGGCGGAGGGACCGTAGGCCAAGCCGCTCTTTCGGTGCTGCATGCCCTTGGGGCCTGGGTGACGATCATGGACATCAATATCGGTACCCTGAGAAGCATCAGCCGCCAGTACCATGAGCAGGTGAACACCATGATCTCCACAAAGCAGAACATCGCGAAGCTCCTGCCGGAGACCGACATGGTGTTAAACTGTGTGAAATGGCCTAAAGGCTGCAAGGATTATCTGATCGACCGAAGCATGCTGAAGCTGATGGAAAAGGGCTCTGTCATTGTGGATATCAGCAATGATGACCAGGGAGCCATTGAATCATTCCATGAGACAACCCATGAAAATCCCAGATATATAGAAGAAGGAGTCGTGCATTACTGTGTGAGCAATATTCCCGGAGCGATTGCCAATTCCACTTCGGTCGCATACGCAGCTTCTGTGCTGCCCCATTTCAGAGGCATCCTGAATCAGGGAGTAGCGGAGGCCTGTGCAAAGGACGGATTTTTGAGACGGAGCCTCACGGCTTATAAAGGATATCTGACCCATGAAGAGACCAGCGCCCTTCAGAACCGCCCCTGGGTCCGCCCGGAGGATATCCTCGGGATTTCGGATAAGAAATTGGATGCAGCGCCGCCTGCAACGGTGACTCGTTCCGAAAATTTTATCCCGCTTGAGGACATCAGACTGCAGTAA
- a CDS encoding AraC family transcriptional regulator, with protein sequence MEWNEKLQMIVDYVEHYLQRKEESVDKEEIARIAGCSFDFFQKVFSYMNGISFAEYVRFRKLTLAGYDLKSTNMKIIDLSYKYGYDSPTSFTKAFQQFHGITPKEARAISAELRVHPKLRISVKQKYSWRIEQKPELRLVGKRIRLSGDDEENGRRILKFWSECQREGTFSDLIAIDTGTPKGIFGLFGGAGREKGAAVYSIMVNTVHAVPEGFAETVLPQNTWAVFDCRGAVPQAVRNGWKYLEEEWISQYPFKHADCPELEWYSDGVSYCEDYISQIWIPIVEED encoded by the coding sequence ATGGAATGGAATGAAAAACTACAGATGATCGTCGATTATGTGGAACACTATCTGCAGAGGAAAGAAGAATCCGTTGATAAGGAAGAGATCGCGCGGATCGCCGGCTGTTCTTTTGATTTTTTCCAGAAGGTTTTTTCGTATATGAATGGCATCAGCTTTGCCGAATATGTTCGATTCCGGAAGCTGACTTTAGCCGGATATGATCTGAAAAGCACAAATATGAAAATAATCGATCTGAGCTATAAATATGGATATGATTCTCCTACCTCGTTCACAAAAGCTTTTCAGCAGTTTCACGGAATTACTCCAAAGGAAGCCAGGGCCATATCCGCGGAGCTGCGAGTGCATCCTAAGCTGCGGATTTCAGTGAAACAGAAATATTCCTGGAGGATTGAACAAAAACCGGAACTTCGGCTGGTAGGGAAGAGGATTCGGCTTTCTGGAGATGATGAAGAAAATGGAAGAAGAATTCTGAAGTTCTGGAGTGAATGCCAAAGAGAAGGGACCTTTTCAGATTTGATCGCTATAGACACAGGTACCCCAAAAGGGATATTTGGATTGTTCGGCGGAGCCGGGAGAGAGAAGGGGGCGGCGGTGTATTCCATAATGGTGAATACGGTTCACGCTGTTCCGGAAGGATTTGCAGAAACCGTGCTTCCCCAAAATACGTGGGCTGTATTTGACTGCAGAGGCGCCGTCCCGCAGGCGGTCCGGAACGGCTGGAAGTACCTGGAGGAAGAGTGGATTTCTCAATATCCGTTTAAACATGCCGACTGCCCCGAGCTGGAATGGTACAGCGACGGGGTCTCTTACTGTGAGGACTATATCAGCCAGATATGGATACCGATCGTAGAGGAGGACTGA
- a CDS encoding sodium-dependent transporter — translation MNQKKHVNGGFSSSVGFVLACVGSAVGLGNIWMFPYRLGQYGGGAFLIPYLLFVVLFGLVGLSAEFAIGRRAGTGTLGAYEHCWQRIKKGRLGKVLGWIPLMGSLGIAIGYSIIIGWVLRSIAGSLSGAILNTDSAAYFAQATGHLGSVPWHVLVIVITVVILLANAASGIEKANKILMPVFFLLFAVLAVRVAFLDGSAAGYEFLFVPKWEYLAKADTWVMAMGQAFFSLSITGSGMIVYGSYLSKKENIPKASVRTAVFDTLAALLAALAIMPAVFAFGIEPGRGPSLMFITLPNIFRQMPMGRLFAVIFFLSVSFAGITSLMNMFEAVVESWQTRFSLKRRNAVLLCGAITLAVGLFLENEAYVGSWMDFVTIVIVPFGAVLGAVSIYYILGYKRIKEEMDMGRKKPLPAAFGFLAKYIYVPLAVIVLILGFLYKGIG, via the coding sequence ATGAATCAAAAAAAACATGTGAATGGAGGATTTTCCAGCTCTGTCGGCTTTGTGCTGGCTTGCGTCGGATCAGCCGTGGGTTTGGGAAATATTTGGATGTTTCCATACCGCCTGGGACAATACGGTGGTGGAGCTTTCCTGATTCCCTATCTCCTGTTCGTCGTGCTTTTTGGCCTGGTGGGGCTGTCAGCGGAATTTGCCATAGGCAGGAGAGCCGGGACCGGAACTTTGGGGGCTTATGAACACTGCTGGCAGAGGATAAAAAAGGGCAGGCTGGGAAAGGTACTCGGATGGATACCGCTTATGGGCTCTTTGGGCATTGCCATCGGCTACTCTATCATCATCGGCTGGGTCCTCCGTTCCATAGCGGGTTCTCTGAGCGGAGCAATCCTTAATACAGATTCGGCGGCTTATTTTGCTCAGGCGACAGGCCATCTGGGAAGTGTTCCCTGGCATGTGCTGGTCATTGTGATAACCGTAGTGATTCTGCTGGCGAACGCGGCGTCTGGAATTGAAAAGGCCAATAAGATCCTGATGCCGGTATTTTTCCTGCTGTTTGCCGTGCTGGCGGTCCGCGTGGCCTTTTTGGACGGTTCCGCGGCGGGATATGAATTTTTATTTGTGCCGAAATGGGAATATCTGGCGAAGGCGGACACCTGGGTTATGGCCATGGGACAGGCCTTTTTCTCCCTGTCTATCACAGGCTCCGGCATGATCGTCTATGGATCTTATCTGAGTAAAAAAGAGAATATCCCCAAGGCGTCTGTGCGTACTGCCGTGTTTGATACTCTGGCGGCGCTGCTGGCAGCCTTGGCCATCATGCCGGCCGTATTTGCTTTTGGGATAGAGCCGGGACGGGGCCCGTCCCTGATGTTCATCACCCTGCCGAATATTTTTCGTCAGATGCCCATGGGACGTCTGTTCGCGGTGATATTCTTCCTGTCGGTATCCTTCGCGGGCATCACATCGCTGATGAATATGTTTGAGGCTGTCGTGGAAAGCTGGCAGACCCGCTTTTCTCTAAAAAGGAGGAACGCGGTCCTCCTCTGCGGAGCGATCACTCTGGCGGTGGGACTGTTCCTGGAGAACGAGGCATATGTGGGTTCCTGGATGGATTTTGTCACGATCGTGATCGTGCCCTTCGGAGCCGTATTGGGAGCGGTATCCATCTATTACATTCTGGGTTACAAAAGGATTAAGGAAGAGATGGACATGGGAAGAAAGAAGCCTTTGCCGGCCGCTTTCGGTTTCCTGGCGAAATATATTTATGTGCCGCTGGCAGTCATTGTCCTGATCCTGGGCTTCCTGTACAAGGGGATCGGCTGA